In the Verrucomicrobiia bacterium genome, one interval contains:
- a CDS encoding TetR/AcrR family transcriptional regulator — MNKTMSKKPKDRIVSTAAKLFSSHGIHTTGVDKVSAEADVSKRTLYKHFPSKEALVSAAVTEIGQAWFAACTSSDANDPAERIKHVFTMVEPMAEVEDFYGCIMMNTSIELRGSDDLGVKVAREFKTKLYNYFEEQATLFNAKEPAVLAEQLVLLYDGISAWIVMRRKFPASAFQTLNLLLLHSNPLLK; from the coding sequence ATGAACAAGACTATGAGTAAAAAACCAAAGGACAGAATCGTTAGCACGGCCGCCAAGCTCTTTTCTAGTCACGGCATTCATACTACCGGTGTTGATAAGGTTAGTGCGGAAGCAGATGTCTCTAAACGCACGCTTTATAAGCACTTTCCTTCTAAAGAAGCACTCGTATCGGCAGCAGTTACAGAAATAGGCCAAGCCTGGTTCGCAGCATGTACATCGTCGGATGCCAACGACCCTGCCGAACGGATTAAGCACGTCTTTACCATGGTTGAGCCAATGGCCGAAGTAGAAGATTTTTATGGTTGTATTATGATGAATACTAGTATCGAGCTACGTGGTTCTGATGATCTCGGCGTGAAAGTTGCGCGAGAATTCAAAACTAAACTCTATAATTATTTCGAAGAGCAAGCTACACTGTTTAACGCAAAAGAGCCCGCTGTACTTGCTGAACAGTTAGTACTGCTATATGACGGCATCAGCGCCTGGATTGTTATGCGCCGAAAATTCCCAGCATCCGCGTTTCAGACACTCAACTTGCTGCTGCTACACAGCAACCCATTACTGAAATAA
- a CDS encoding SDR family oxidoreductase — MLQDKIAVIYGAGGALGSTAAKVFAREGAYVFLADRAQEKLDTVAAEITASGGKAETAVVDVFDQQAVKMHAETIATQAGRIDISFNAVSVRHDQGTQLADLSWEEFIRPVDGFLKAQFNTSKAVAQHMGGERQGVIINMSEPGAKLAIGGILGHAVSSAGKETFTRILAAELGPKNIRVVGIRPHAMIDAPAAGSYTKEMFNDEFMGVMAQGTMLKRLPTLSEVAETAAFLASDNARSMTATVVNVTGGATVD; from the coding sequence ATGCTACAAGACAAAATTGCAGTTATTTATGGAGCCGGTGGCGCACTCGGTAGTACTGCGGCAAAAGTATTCGCAAGAGAAGGCGCTTATGTCTTTCTTGCCGATCGCGCACAAGAAAAATTAGATACAGTAGCGGCCGAAATTACTGCTTCTGGCGGGAAAGCAGAAACAGCCGTAGTTGATGTCTTTGACCAACAAGCGGTTAAAATGCATGCTGAAACAATTGCAACACAAGCTGGCAGAATTGATATTTCCTTCAATGCCGTGAGTGTTCGGCATGATCAGGGAACACAACTCGCTGATCTTTCTTGGGAAGAGTTTATCCGCCCGGTGGATGGCTTCCTTAAGGCGCAGTTTAATACCAGCAAAGCCGTGGCCCAGCACATGGGTGGCGAGCGTCAAGGCGTAATCATTAATATGTCTGAGCCCGGGGCAAAATTGGCTATTGGGGGCATCCTGGGGCATGCCGTATCGAGCGCGGGTAAAGAAACCTTTACGCGCATTCTTGCGGCGGAGCTGGGACCAAAGAATATCCGCGTCGTTGGTATACGGCCACACGCCATGATCGACGCTCCAGCTGCGGGCTCATACACGAAAGAAATGTTTAACGATGAATTCATGGGCGTTATGGCTCAAGGAACCATGCTCAAGCGTTTGCCAACACTCTCTGAGGTTGCCGAAACCGCAGCGTTCTTGGCTTCTGACAATGCCCGTTCTATGACCGCAACAGTTGTTAATGTAACTGGTGGAGCAACCGTAGACTAA
- a CDS encoding alpha/beta hydrolase, producing MNKSRKMALSIVAIVVAIGLGVGVVLWVAPNFTSKKEATTSQAPHKKTGYAEVNGVNMYYEVHGNKNGKPPVLLLHGSHMNIELSFAEMIPKLAKDRQVVGIEIQGHGHTADVEGRPLTHQQVADDIAGFLRQQNITKADIFGWSMGGTLATELVLRHPELVRKVAVIGSNYRYYDEILTPEQYQQFIGVLDTGFSPKQLKEPYEKVSPHPEKWNELVTKLFAMDAQNKWPTDEQIKSIKVPFLIMSGDRDATPVSHALKWYSLLPKGQLDVLPHADHFAPVLQPQVVVDSLQTFLDAPENLSTEHMNSPEALDKR from the coding sequence ATGAATAAATCTAGGAAAATGGCGCTGAGTATAGTAGCCATTGTTGTTGCAATTGGGTTGGGTGTCGGTGTGGTATTGTGGGTAGCGCCTAATTTTACTAGTAAGAAAGAGGCGACCACTAGTCAGGCCCCGCATAAAAAGACTGGTTATGCCGAAGTAAATGGTGTCAATATGTACTACGAAGTGCATGGTAATAAAAACGGTAAGCCCCCCGTGCTATTATTGCACGGTTCCCATATGAATATCGAACTCTCCTTTGCAGAGATGATCCCCAAACTTGCCAAGGACAGACAGGTGGTTGGCATAGAAATTCAAGGCCATGGACACACTGCAGACGTTGAAGGCCGGCCCCTTACGCATCAACAGGTAGCCGACGACATTGCCGGTTTCTTGCGACAGCAAAACATTACCAAGGCAGACATATTTGGCTGGAGTATGGGTGGAACCTTAGCTACCGAACTAGTACTCCGACATCCAGAGCTTGTGCGCAAAGTCGCCGTCATAGGTTCTAACTATAGATACTATGATGAAATACTGACCCCAGAGCAATATCAGCAGTTTATTGGAGTTCTCGATACAGGGTTTTCTCCAAAACAGCTGAAAGAGCCGTACGAAAAAGTCTCTCCACACCCAGAAAAATGGAACGAGCTCGTAACGAAGCTGTTTGCAATGGATGCTCAAAACAAATGGCCAACTGACGAACAAATTAAAAGTATTAAGGTACCATTCTTGATTATGAGCGGTGACCGCGACGCCACACCTGTAAGCCACGCTCTCAAGTGGTACAGCCTCTTGCCGAAAGGCCAGCTGGATGTTTTGCCTCATGCCGATCATTTTGCGCCTGTACTTCAGCCGCAAGTAGTAGTTGATTCGCTGCAGACCTTCCTAGATGCGCCCGAAAACCTGTCGACTGAACATATGAATAGCCCCGAGGCCTTAGATAAGCGATAG
- a CDS encoding helix-turn-helix domain-containing protein, whose translation MEQECKEVIDGYNCGLGVALQLIGGKWKGAILQLLEENPHRFGELKRDLLGVSERILIKQLREMEQDGLILRRDFKSLPPKVEYSITPLGASLLEALCPLSEWVSSQTRFSSITVS comes from the coding sequence ATGGAACAAGAATGCAAAGAAGTAATAGACGGCTACAATTGTGGCCTAGGAGTCGCCCTCCAGCTGATTGGGGGGAAATGGAAAGGAGCGATTTTACAGCTACTGGAAGAGAACCCGCATCGTTTCGGCGAATTAAAGCGCGACCTATTAGGTGTTAGTGAGCGAATCCTTATTAAGCAGCTGCGGGAAATGGAGCAGGATGGTCTGATTTTGCGACGTGATTTTAAATCGCTGCCACCTAAAGTGGAATATTCAATTACACCACTTGGGGCATCGCTTTTGGAAGCTTTGTGTCCTCTTTCTGAATGGGTATCCTCGCAGACGCGTTTTTCTTCGATTACCGTCTCGTAG
- a CDS encoding nuclear transport factor 2 family protein — MSLSTEEVLSQFNDAFQKHDPSGLEAIIADNCILENTGPAPDGAKYEGKDACVAFWTNIAANRDMRFKLEATDILGDRGIILWRLYWGASDADSVRGVNIMRVHEGKIVEGLGYVKA; from the coding sequence ATGTCATTATCGACAGAAGAAGTTCTAAGTCAATTTAACGATGCTTTTCAGAAGCATGATCCAAGCGGTCTGGAGGCTATTATTGCCGATAATTGTATCCTGGAAAACACCGGTCCTGCCCCGGATGGTGCGAAATACGAAGGCAAAGACGCATGTGTAGCATTCTGGACCAACATAGCCGCTAACCGCGATATGCGTTTTAAGCTTGAGGCTACCGATATATTAGGTGACCGCGGGATAATCTTATGGCGCCTCTACTGGGGTGCAAGTGACGCCGATTCTGTGCGCGGCGTGAATATTATGCGCGTTCATGAGGGCAAGATCGTAGAAGGACTCGGTTACGTCAAAGCGTAA
- a CDS encoding cation-transporting P-type ATPase, translated as MSTKNKQAAYLLEIEDALQEYSATTTGLTDHEATKRQQKYGPNALAVERRETWAHKYLRQFKDLMVLLLLVSSVISWYLGDTRTAIILGILVLFNTLIGFFQEFRAEKTMQALERLVTPQAQVYRNGNLKQVASKELVPGDIIRLVEGDAVPADVRIIEELSFSTNDFALTGESNPSRKFTRALPHHVPLNNRHNLAFMGTTVATGEAKGLVIATGASTELGRIASLSQATPSEMSPLQRELQHIATRVTYGVVLLCLVLLFVAIQSDMAIKDAFLFAIGFASSLVPQGLPAEINTSLAQAAGKLARAKALVKRLSAVETLGATHIICTDKTGTLTKNQMTVQKFIVGRHYYEATGTGYAPRGLIQKNGKAVTAKEREHLEEFLVSGALASNAKVLPPDDAHADWHCLGDPTEGALITLARKASLPLEKWQTRLPEVRELTFDSARKRMTSVRQAGERTAVAYVKGALESVLEKSTHIWDGQKTRAITEADRQWLLEQNDTLARDAMRNLGYAKRELPLATAKKASLAEIEEKLTFLGMVSMIDPLRDEVPAAMAAARQAHIKVTIVTGDFALTAEAIARKAGLDAAHGLTTISGEQLVTMSDEVVLKHVQRGATIFSRVSPEDKMRIVSLVKQAGQVVAVTGDGINDAPALKRADIGVAMGITGTDVAKQSSEVILLDDSFATLMNAVRYGRTIFANIKKSTLSCFTSNFAELVVNLASLGAASLLGIPLAIGIIQILAIDLLAELFPIAALGWDKAEGETMKAQPRHPKEHILSWQNIADLAWCGLLIGGLAFMNYLLFYGRAGVDAQAVDATSLLYFQATTITYLTIVLCQLVNIMQRRSVHGFFTAYQFHNWHFWAAIAFSLSCVLVIIYNPIIANYFKTGPPGWIDWLYAFGAAVIFLLVREMQRLYKQKRSLH; from the coding sequence ATGTCGACAAAAAACAAACAAGCAGCCTACTTGCTAGAAATCGAAGACGCATTACAAGAATACAGCGCAACAACAACCGGTCTCACTGATCACGAAGCAACGAAACGACAGCAAAAATACGGGCCAAACGCGCTTGCGGTTGAACGTCGCGAAACTTGGGCGCACAAATATCTTCGACAGTTTAAAGACCTAATGGTGCTGCTTCTGCTCGTCAGCAGTGTAATATCGTGGTATTTGGGTGATACGCGCACGGCTATAATTCTTGGCATATTAGTATTGTTCAATACCTTGATTGGGTTTTTTCAGGAATTCCGGGCGGAAAAAACCATGCAGGCGCTCGAACGGTTGGTGACGCCGCAAGCCCAGGTGTACCGAAATGGCAATTTAAAACAAGTCGCCTCCAAGGAACTTGTGCCGGGTGATATTATTCGACTTGTCGAAGGCGACGCCGTGCCTGCAGATGTCCGAATTATAGAAGAATTATCTTTTTCCACTAACGATTTTGCCCTCACCGGCGAAAGTAACCCATCGCGCAAATTCACCCGCGCCCTGCCCCATCATGTACCGCTGAATAATCGCCACAACCTGGCCTTTATGGGCACAACTGTGGCCACTGGTGAAGCCAAAGGTTTGGTTATTGCCACCGGCGCCAGCACCGAGCTTGGGCGAATTGCGAGCTTGAGCCAGGCCACGCCATCCGAAATGAGCCCCTTGCAGCGCGAACTGCAACACATCGCCACCCGGGTAACCTACGGCGTGGTACTGCTTTGTCTGGTGCTGTTGTTCGTGGCGATTCAATCTGATATGGCTATAAAAGATGCTTTTTTGTTTGCGATTGGTTTTGCGAGCTCGCTGGTGCCGCAGGGGTTGCCGGCCGAAATTAATACCTCCCTCGCCCAAGCCGCTGGCAAGCTGGCCCGAGCAAAAGCTTTAGTGAAAAGATTGAGTGCCGTTGAAACGCTTGGCGCGACGCATATTATTTGTACCGATAAAACCGGCACCTTAACTAAAAACCAAATGACTGTTCAAAAGTTTATTGTTGGCCGCCACTACTACGAGGCAACTGGCACTGGCTATGCTCCGAGAGGTCTCATACAAAAAAATGGCAAGGCCGTTACCGCAAAAGAGCGCGAACACCTAGAGGAATTTTTGGTGAGCGGCGCCCTTGCCAGTAACGCCAAAGTGTTACCGCCAGATGATGCACATGCCGATTGGCACTGCTTAGGTGATCCAACTGAAGGCGCGCTCATTACTCTAGCCCGTAAAGCCAGCTTGCCGCTTGAAAAGTGGCAAACCCGCCTGCCGGAAGTTCGTGAACTCACCTTCGATTCAGCCCGAAAGCGCATGACTTCAGTCCGCCAAGCCGGTGAAAGAACAGCTGTGGCGTACGTGAAAGGCGCTCTCGAAAGTGTGCTCGAAAAATCGACCCATATCTGGGATGGCCAAAAAACTCGGGCAATCACCGAAGCCGACCGTCAATGGTTGCTTGAGCAAAACGACACCCTTGCTCGCGACGCCATGCGAAATTTGGGGTATGCCAAGCGTGAACTGCCGCTGGCTACAGCTAAAAAAGCTAGTTTAGCTGAAATTGAAGAAAAGCTCACTTTCCTGGGTATGGTGAGTATGATCGACCCACTGCGTGACGAAGTGCCCGCTGCCATGGCCGCTGCCCGGCAAGCGCACATTAAAGTTACTATTGTCACCGGCGATTTCGCTCTCACCGCTGAAGCCATCGCTCGGAAGGCCGGCCTCGATGCCGCGCACGGCCTTACTACGATTTCTGGCGAACAGTTGGTTACCATGAGCGACGAGGTCGTGCTAAAGCACGTGCAGCGCGGCGCTACGATTTTTAGCCGGGTTTCGCCAGAAGATAAAATGCGGATTGTCAGCTTAGTGAAACAGGCCGGTCAAGTGGTGGCGGTCACCGGTGATGGCATCAACGATGCGCCGGCTTTAAAGCGAGCCGATATTGGCGTGGCAATGGGTATCACTGGTACAGACGTAGCGAAACAATCATCTGAAGTAATTCTGCTCGACGACAGTTTTGCCACCCTCATGAACGCCGTGCGGTATGGTCGGACAATTTTTGCTAATATCAAAAAGAGCACCCTTAGCTGTTTCACTTCTAACTTTGCAGAATTAGTGGTGAATTTAGCAAGTTTGGGTGCCGCCAGTTTATTAGGTATTCCGCTGGCAATCGGTATTATTCAGATTTTAGCGATTGACCTGCTGGCAGAATTATTCCCGATCGCTGCGCTTGGTTGGGATAAAGCCGAAGGCGAAACTATGAAAGCACAGCCGCGCCACCCTAAAGAACATATCTTGAGCTGGCAAAATATTGCTGATCTCGCCTGGTGCGGGTTATTGATTGGGGGCTTAGCTTTTATGAACTATTTGCTGTTTTATGGGCGGGCCGGGGTGGATGCTCAGGCAGTAGATGCCACGTCCCTGCTCTATTTCCAAGCTACGACCATCACTTACCTAACGATTGTTTTATGCCAGTTGGTGAATATTATGCAGCGCCGCAGTGTGCATGGCTTCTTTACCGCTTACCAGTTCCACAACTGGCATTTCTGGGCGGCGATCGCGTTTTCACTTAGCTGCGTACTGGTGATCATTTATAATCCGATTATCGCTAATTATTTTAAGACTGGGCCGCCCGGTTGGATAGATTGGTTATATGCATTTGGGGCAGCGGTCATCTTTCTGTTGGTACGCGAGATGCAGCGACTTTACAAACAAAAACGCAGCCTACACTAA
- a CDS encoding type II secretion system protein encodes MKNISTFKAGGFTIIELLIVIVVVAILASLTLVSFRNITAQANDTKRKQDLKTIQTAMLSYFQAEGEWPKSGNNCTTNSHGEHFTSARGSAGGGNQNGNSMIDCLKKAGYISTDIIDPSGAGSCEIDSDHSNCRTYMKGHCMEDGQERVYLFANLETLPHTSTDTDLCGTVKQWDTKYGMNYTLQVQ; translated from the coding sequence ATGAAAAACATAAGCACTTTCAAAGCTGGTGGCTTCACTATAATTGAATTGCTGATTGTTATTGTGGTGGTGGCTATTCTGGCGAGTCTCACGCTCGTCAGTTTCAGAAACATCACCGCCCAGGCCAACGATACCAAGCGCAAACAAGACTTAAAAACCATTCAGACTGCCATGCTTTCGTACTTTCAAGCTGAAGGGGAGTGGCCGAAATCTGGCAATAACTGCACCACAAATTCGCATGGTGAGCACTTCACCTCGGCCAGAGGTTCGGCTGGTGGGGGCAATCAAAACGGTAACTCTATGATAGATTGCTTAAAGAAAGCTGGGTACATATCGACTGATATTATTGATCCTTCTGGCGCTGGTAGCTGCGAGATAGATAGCGACCACTCCAACTGCCGCACCTATATGAAGGGTCACTGCATGGAAGACGGCCAAGAGCGGGTGTATTTATTCGCTAATCTTGAAACCTTGCCCCACACTAGCACCGACACTGACCTCTGTGGCACCGTCAAACAGTGGGACACGAAGTACGGCATGAATTATACTCTTCAAGTTCAGTAA
- a CDS encoding NADP-dependent oxidoreductase, with protein sequence MATQLPKAMQAAVINEFGGPDVIHLQTLPVPQIAADEVLIKVKAAGVAAWDALEREGKYDEAFGMPTVFPYALGWDGAGEIAAVGANVQGFKEGDKVYSASMPLPRGGFYAEYKAVAAEHVAHIPQKITMEQAAAMPWCALTALSGLDRLSLKQGETLMILGASGGIGHIAVQLAKRMGVKVFAVASGADGVALATQLGADMAIDGLNDDIVAAAQQFTPGGVDAALALFGGKTTNVALEAVRSGGRVARPDAEWPDPYVKQGVELLKYNGDTTRRATDRLNTLIESGPFTVHIDKAFPFEQVVAAHEALDAHFIGKIVLTITN encoded by the coding sequence ATGGCCACGCAACTACCTAAAGCAATGCAAGCCGCTGTTATTAACGAATTTGGAGGGCCGGATGTTATTCATCTACAAACGCTGCCCGTTCCGCAAATCGCTGCCGACGAAGTGCTAATAAAGGTCAAAGCTGCCGGGGTGGCCGCCTGGGACGCACTGGAACGCGAAGGAAAATACGACGAGGCATTTGGCATGCCGACGGTCTTTCCCTATGCGCTTGGCTGGGATGGAGCCGGCGAAATTGCGGCGGTAGGTGCAAACGTGCAGGGCTTCAAGGAGGGCGACAAGGTATATTCTGCCTCCATGCCGCTCCCGCGTGGAGGGTTTTATGCAGAATATAAAGCAGTTGCCGCCGAACACGTGGCCCACATCCCGCAAAAAATAACCATGGAACAAGCGGCGGCCATGCCCTGGTGTGCTTTAACAGCGCTCAGCGGACTCGACCGACTGAGCTTAAAGCAAGGCGAAACACTTATGATTCTCGGCGCAAGTGGCGGCATCGGACACATTGCTGTTCAGCTTGCTAAAAGAATGGGCGTGAAGGTATTTGCCGTCGCTTCGGGTGCGGATGGCGTGGCACTTGCTACCCAGCTTGGTGCCGATATGGCAATCGATGGCCTAAATGACGATATTGTAGCAGCGGCGCAGCAATTTACCCCTGGAGGCGTTGATGCTGCGCTGGCACTGTTTGGCGGAAAAACAACCAACGTGGCGCTAGAAGCAGTTCGTAGTGGCGGGCGTGTGGCGCGCCCGGATGCCGAGTGGCCTGATCCGTATGTAAAACAAGGCGTAGAGCTTCTAAAGTACAATGGCGACACGACCCGGCGGGCAACCGACAGGCTAAACACACTTATAGAATCCGGACCGTTTACAGTTCATATTGATAAAGCCTTTCCGTTTGAACAGGTGGTGGCTGCCCACGAGGCACTCGACGCTCATTTCATAGGGAAGATCGTGTTAACAATTACAAACTAA
- a CDS encoding helix-turn-helix domain-containing protein, translated as MTKKTLRSDCPINYGIEAFGDKWSLLVLRDILFYGKKTYGEFLKSDEKIATNILASRLQTLEANGLITKSPHPTDKRKDSYSATQKTLDLLPMLLELVKWSAIYGKNDVDVPSSILDRITNDREQLIRDIMAGVLSKEIFTLKSQG; from the coding sequence ATGACTAAAAAGACACTCAGATCAGACTGCCCCATAAACTATGGCATTGAAGCCTTTGGCGATAAATGGTCACTTTTGGTTTTGCGTGATATTTTGTTTTACGGCAAGAAAACGTATGGTGAATTTCTAAAGTCAGACGAAAAGATTGCGACAAATATTCTCGCGAGCCGTTTACAAACACTCGAAGCCAACGGATTGATCACGAAATCACCTCACCCCACCGATAAACGCAAAGATTCGTATAGTGCCACCCAGAAAACACTGGATCTTCTACCTATGCTTCTTGAACTGGTGAAGTGGAGTGCCATTTATGGCAAAAACGATGTCGACGTACCGAGTAGTATCCTTGACCGGATCACTAATGATCGCGAACAGCTCATACGAGATATAATGGCGGGCGTCCTGAGTAAAGAAATATTTACACTCAAAAGTCAGGGTTAA
- a CDS encoding N-acetylmuramic acid 6-phosphate etherase, with protein sequence MPLCYLDAPKGASISVKTQMAQEITAVLDEAYGIDDMRIYFREYEPDQVSQDGKIGAEPIRTLFTINGPVLKDINKKRLLAEKINAAIVTAYQGMANVSETPILFNEYPLEEIGWAGRMQSDIPEMVEAMKQMNSSS encoded by the coding sequence ATGCCCCTTTGCTACTTAGACGCACCAAAAGGTGCCAGTATCAGTGTAAAAACCCAAATGGCGCAGGAGATAACCGCAGTACTTGACGAAGCCTATGGCATTGATGACATGCGCATCTACTTTCGCGAATACGAACCAGATCAGGTGAGCCAGGATGGCAAGATAGGCGCTGAACCTATCCGCACATTATTCACCATTAATGGACCGGTGCTCAAAGATATCAATAAAAAACGTTTATTGGCCGAAAAGATCAACGCCGCAATCGTGACTGCATACCAAGGTATGGCGAATGTTAGCGAAACGCCTATTCTCTTCAATGAGTATCCCCTGGAAGAGATTGGCTGGGCTGGTCGTATGCAATCGGATATTCCAGAGATGGTTGAAGCTATGAAGCAAATGAACAGCTCTAGCTAG
- a CDS encoding glycosyltransferase family A protein, translated as MTNPYTSIIMPTFNRAYIIGKAINTILAQTDANWELIIVDDGSSDNTKQVIDDLRDNRIRYIYQKNAGVAEARNTGLASARGEWIAYLDSDNELLPEYLEVMHTQLSSHSDKVFALPRMNRPLELYENGVLVKTIFREERTHASELTVHDIFMYNFHVDTNGFIHHRKVYEDGIRWDPTLPLMEDWDLALSIGSKYPNGFLYVNKILGTYYQRFGGDGIRSNGTYADSAQSFEMIYQKHKNDKLMEGQTWHPFRVDRWRQRQREYEEGKLPPFSHFYFLESE; from the coding sequence ATGACAAATCCATACACCTCGATTATTATGCCTACGTTCAATAGAGCATACATTATAGGTAAGGCAATAAATACCATCTTAGCGCAAACCGATGCAAACTGGGAGCTTATTATCGTTGATGACGGTTCATCCGATAACACCAAGCAAGTCATTGATGACCTACGAGATAATCGCATACGCTATATTTATCAAAAGAACGCAGGGGTAGCCGAGGCTAGAAATACAGGCCTAGCTTCAGCACGGGGAGAATGGATTGCTTACCTAGACAGCGATAATGAGCTACTGCCCGAATATCTCGAGGTCATGCATACACAGCTTAGCTCGCATTCCGATAAAGTATTTGCCCTGCCCCGAATGAATCGTCCGCTAGAACTTTACGAGAATGGGGTGCTGGTCAAAACTATCTTCCGCGAAGAACGCACGCATGCAAGCGAGCTGACTGTCCATGATATTTTTATGTACAACTTTCACGTAGACACAAATGGTTTTATACATCACCGCAAAGTGTACGAGGATGGAATAAGGTGGGATCCAACCCTTCCCCTTATGGAAGACTGGGACCTAGCACTGTCGATAGGCAGTAAGTATCCAAACGGTTTTTTATATGTTAATAAAATTTTAGGCACTTACTATCAACGATTTGGCGGCGATGGCATACGCTCAAATGGTACGTACGCCGACTCAGCGCAATCTTTTGAGATGATTTATCAAAAGCATAAGAACGATAAGCTTATGGAAGGGCAGACTTGGCATCCTTTTAGGGTAGATCGTTGGCGGCAAAGGCAGCGCGAATACGAAGAAGGCAAATTACCGCCCTTTTCTCATTTTTACTTTCTTGAATCAGAATAG
- a CDS encoding helix-turn-helix domain-containing protein has protein sequence MSQIHKSRASISPYIDTIWKTQNISDGVYLATPDGSWDLIVLIHKSGARQMLLAGQATKPQYVPYQAGTGSVVISFASGAYMPFHPADTLTDSAEMLPNLDDDHFMLAGHAFEFPTFENAEQLVDKTVALKILKNDAVVEGELRGAPKAMSERAKQRHFSRTTGLTKKYLNQIKQAQRAIILLQQGKRPIDAAIEAGYTDQPHLAKSLKKIMNSRPSNIDEIHKL, from the coding sequence ATGTCACAAATCCACAAAAGTCGCGCATCTATAAGCCCCTACATCGATACTATCTGGAAAACACAGAACATTAGTGATGGAGTATACCTTGCAACTCCCGATGGCTCCTGGGATTTAATTGTTCTCATTCATAAATCAGGGGCACGACAAATGCTCCTAGCGGGACAAGCCACAAAACCGCAGTATGTCCCGTATCAAGCCGGCACTGGGTCGGTGGTTATCTCGTTTGCGTCAGGGGCCTATATGCCGTTCCATCCGGCCGATACGCTAACCGATAGTGCTGAAATGCTCCCGAATTTAGATGATGATCATTTTATGCTTGCTGGGCACGCCTTTGAGTTCCCGACCTTCGAGAATGCTGAGCAGCTTGTCGATAAGACGGTTGCACTGAAAATTTTAAAAAACGATGCCGTTGTTGAGGGCGAGCTGCGCGGTGCACCGAAGGCGATGTCTGAACGCGCAAAGCAGCGCCATTTTTCGCGCACTACCGGACTAACAAAAAAGTATCTCAATCAAATTAAGCAAGCCCAGCGGGCAATCATCTTGCTGCAACAAGGCAAACGCCCTATTGATGCAGCGATCGAAGCTGGTTACACCGATCAGCCGCACCTTGCTAAGTCCCTAAAAAAGATAATGAACTCTAGGCCATCAAATATCGATGAAATACATAAACTGTAA
- a CDS encoding SDR family oxidoreductase translates to MYKEKKAVVIGGTSGMGYAVVEKLVNGGAEVILTGLNEAKLQEAAAKSNATALRSDVTKPEEISRLYDAVKQKFGTFDYLFINTGICEIETLREITEDSYDRHFAINTKGPLFTIQKLEPLMNDGGAIVFTSSIADSMGIPGGLVYSATKAALVSFTKVLAAELAPRQIRVNAISVGFANTPTMGMNNLNDAERKAFADDGAAVTPLGRLASVEEFAATAVFLAHEATMITGVNLPLDGGIELGVFAQPSQSGLVAAAL, encoded by the coding sequence ATGTACAAAGAAAAGAAGGCAGTGGTTATTGGCGGCACGAGCGGCATGGGCTATGCAGTGGTAGAAAAATTAGTAAACGGCGGTGCGGAAGTTATTTTAACCGGACTGAATGAGGCAAAACTTCAAGAAGCAGCTGCAAAATCTAACGCAACCGCACTTCGCTCGGATGTCACAAAACCTGAAGAAATCAGTCGACTTTACGATGCCGTGAAGCAAAAATTTGGAACGTTTGACTACCTGTTTATCAATACGGGTATCTGTGAAATCGAAACCCTAAGAGAGATTACCGAAGACTCTTACGATCGGCATTTTGCCATCAATACAAAGGGCCCCCTCTTCACTATCCAAAAACTCGAGCCACTCATGAATGACGGCGGTGCAATTGTATTCACGAGCTCAATTGCCGATAGCATGGGTATTCCGGGCGGGCTTGTTTATTCTGCTACCAAGGCGGCGCTTGTGTCATTCACTAAAGTGCTCGCCGCTGAATTGGCGCCCCGACAGATTCGGGTGAATGCAATTAGCGTAGGGTTTGCGAATACTCCAACAATGGGCATGAACAACCTCAACGATGCCGAACGAAAAGCCTTCGCCGACGACGGTGCGGCGGTTACGCCCTTAGGGCGTCTCGCATCGGTTGAAGAATTTGCAGCCACGGCAGTATTCTTAGCGCACGAAGCGACTATGATAACCGGAGTGAATCTTCCGCTTGATGGGGGCATTGAGCTAGGCGTATTTGCTCAGCCTAGCCAAAGTGGCCTCGTGGCAGCTGCTTTATAG